From the Diceros bicornis minor isolate mBicDic1 chromosome 19, mDicBic1.mat.cur, whole genome shotgun sequence genome, one window contains:
- the FASTKD5 gene encoding FAST kinase domain-containing protein 5, mitochondrial has protein sequence MAATLKLLQPLVYRAFCNPFAYSATQRVAYWNVGSCTWPTGQDPPEHSSLCHPAKKVENICSTSSRRILTTNSALPSLEFSRASASKSSTLKPCSPRAMKVDKEDIEAFDSFEDPRVFLQLRPEYQLHSYNRSETCQPLSVSEGELILHKVTVYQANLQPQIIADYFCKLSSLPAEQHPVLLSSASFALLCQLSVKNIQLFDSPDLINILKAFVVLGIPHSHPMLDVYETKFCHKVWEMSLDQLLLVADLWRYLGRKVPRFLKIFFSYLNLHWKDLSLSQLIHLIYIIGESRQVPQDLMHKLESLILKYIDLINLEEVGTICLGFFKSSSSLSEFVMRKIGDLACADMQHLSSYALVNILKMFRFTHVDHVNFMKQFGQIAPQRIPSLGVQGVMHLTLACSALRILDEGVMNAVAASLPPRVAYCRSKDVAKILWSFGTLNYKPPNAEEFYSSLINEIHSKMPEFNRYPEHLLTCLLGLAFSEYFPVELIDFALSPGFVRLAQERSKFELTKELYTLDGTVGIECPEYRGSRLCSHLQQEGSEMLWNLARKDMNSKPEFLEALFLLETVLGGPQYIKHHMILPHTRSSDLEVQLDVNMKPLPFNREATPTEDVAKLRLKHVGVSLTDDLMNQLLKGKSRGHFQGEIESETGQQPMELEKAAAIHLGASLCNVADRLGAMEMAGLCPPARMQVPQVKLAIQLTNKNQYCYGSRNLLGLHNMKRRQLNRLGYRVVELSHWEWLPLLKRTRFEKLAFLHEKVFTAAL, from the coding sequence ATGGCAGCCACTCTCAAGTTGTTACAACCTTTAGTATATCGAGCGTTTTGCAATCCTTTTGCCTACAGTGCAACCCAAAGAGTGGCATATTGGAATGTGGGAAGCTGCACATGGCCCACGGGACAGGACCCTCCAGAGCACAGTAGCCTCTGCCATCCTGCCAAGAAAGTTGAGAACATTTGTAGCACCTCTTCTCGGAGAATCCTGACGACCAACAGTGCTCTCCCAAGTTTGGAATTCAGTAGAGCTTCTGCCTCTAAGTCCAGCACGTTGAAGCCGTGCTCACCCAGGGCCATGAAAGTTGATAAAGAGGATATAGAAGCTTTTGATTCCTTTGAAGACCCCCGAGTTTTCCTACAGCTAAGACCAGAGTACCAACTTCACAGCTATAACAGATCTGAGACTTGTCAGCCCCTGTCTGTTTCAGAAGGTGAACTAATTTTGCACAAAGTCACAGTTTATCAAGCTAATCTCCAGCCTCAAATCATTGCTGATTATTTCTGTAAGCTGAGCTCTTTGCCTGCAGAGCAGCATCCTGTTCTGCTGTCTAGTGCCAGCTTTGCTTTGCTCTGCCAGCTGAGTGTGAAAAACATACAACTCTTTGATTCCCCAGATCTGATCAATATTTTGAAAGCCTTTGTTGTTTTAGGAATCCCTCACTCCCATCCAATGCTAGATGTGTATGAAACCAAGTTTTGCCATAAGGTGTGGGAGATGAGTCTAGATCAACTTCTCTTGGTGGCTGACCTCTGGCGGTACTTGGGCCGCAAAGTACctcgatttttaaaaatcttttttagtTATCTTAATTTGCACTGGAAAGATCTATCCTTGTCTCAACTGATTCACTTAATTTATATTATAGGTGAAAGTCGTCAGGTACCCCAGGACCTAATGCACAAACTAGAGTCATTGATCCTCAAGTATATAGATTTGATCAATTTAGAGGAGGTTGGTACAATCTGTTTGGGGTTCTTTAAATCAAGTAGTAGTCTCTCTGAATTTGTCATGCGGAAAATTGGAGACTTGGCTTGTGCTGACATGCAGCATCTGAGTAGTTATGCCTTAGTgaatattcttaaaatgtttcGTTTCACTCATGTGGATCATGTAAATTTCATGAAGCAATTTGGACAGATTGCTCCTCAGCGAATTCCTTCCCTGGGAGTTCAGGGTGTCATGCACCTGACTCTTGCCTGTTCGGCCTTACGCATCTTGGATGAAGGGGTGATGAATGCTGTGGCTGCCTCTTTGCCTCCTAGGGTAGCATACTGTCGAAGTAAAGATGTTGCCAAGATTCTGTGGTCATTTGGAACTCTGAATTATAAGCCACCCAATGCAGAAGAGTTTTATTCTAGCCTGATAAATGAGATTCACAGTAAGATGCCGGAGTTCAACAGATACCCAGAACACCTGCTCACCTGCCTGCTGGGCCTGGCATTTTCTGAGTACTTTCCAGTAGAGCTCATCGATTTTGCTTTGAGTCCAGGGTTTGTCAggttagctcaggagagaagtaAGTTTGAACTTACTAAGGAGCTGTATACTCTTGATGGTACAGTTGGCATTGAGTGTCCAGAGTACAGAGGCAGCCGTCTTTGTTCTCACCTTCAGCAAGAGGGGTCGGAAATGCTGTGGAATTTAGCAAGGAAGGATATGAACTCAAAGCCTGAATTCCTAGAAGCTCTCTTTTTACTTGAGACCGTGTTGGGTGGGCCTCAGTACATCAAGCACCATATGATTCTTCCTCATACCCGATCTTCTGACTTAGAAGTCCAGCTTGATGTTAACATGAAGCCATTACCATTTAACAGAGAAGCCACACCAACAGAAGATGTAGCCAAATTAAGGCTTAAGCATGTGGGAGTCAGCCTTACAGATGATTTGATGAATCAGCTACTAAAAGGGAAATCAAGAGGGCATTTCCAGGGGGAAATTGAGTCAGAGACTGGGCAGCAGCCCATGGAATTAGAGAAGGCAGCAGCCATACACTTGGGGGCCTCCCTTTGCAATGTGGCAGACAGACTGGGGGCCATGGAGATGGCTGGCCTGTGTCCCCCAGCCCGCATGCAGGTCCCACAGGTGAAGCTGGCTATTCAGCTGACAAACAAGAACCAGTATTGCTATGGTTCCAGGAATTTGCTTGGATTGCACAATATGAAGAGGCGGCAGCTGAATCGGCTTGGGTACCGTGTGGTAGAGTTATCCCACTGGGAATGGCTCCCACTACTGAAACGAACTCGCTTTGAAAAGCTGGCATTCCTCCATGAGAAAGTGTTCACTGCTGCTCTCTGA